A stretch of the Lactuca sativa cultivar Salinas chromosome 9, Lsat_Salinas_v11, whole genome shotgun sequence genome encodes the following:
- the LOC111903909 gene encoding uncharacterized protein LOC111903909 — MWPSTEFIPPLPTLRRKMAGRPKVNRRKDSSEKPTRYIVSKVGKKIMCSVCKQVGHNKVTCPQVEKPKKLKVKKRKISTSKDGNGGEGINVTKPNEDARPEEKGKEGTQKRKLFKRIIKKKLGKRVEGKNKEGNTCDKPLVVE, encoded by the coding sequence ATGTGGCCTTCTACTGAATTCATTCCTCCACTACCAACTTTGAGGAGGAAAATGGCAGGCAGACCAAAAGTTAATAGAAGAAAGGACTCAAGTGAAAAGCCTACAAGATACATTGTGTCAAAGGTTGGGAAGAAAATTATGTGTAGTGTGTGTAAGCAAGTTGGACATAACAAAGTTACATGTCCTCAAGTTGAGAAGCCCAAAAAGCTCAAGGTGAAGAAGAGAAAGATATCAACTAGTAAAGATGGTAATGGAGGGGAAGGAATAAATGTAACAAAACCAAATGAAGATGCAAGACCTGAAGAGAAAGGAAAAGAGGGTACACAAAAAAGGAAGCTTTTTAAAAGGATTATCAAGAAAAAACTAGGTAAAAGGGTTGAAGGGAAAAATAAAGAAGGCAATACATGTGATAAACCATTGGTTGTTGAATAG
- the LOC111903892 gene encoding protein EIN4: MSKSLVIGFLIASLILTVSLANENEFAHCHCDDEGSWNAHIIESQRVSDFLIAIAYFSIPLELLYFLSCSNVPFKWVLVQFIAFIVLCGLTHLINGWGYYGNQTFQLMMALTVAKLLTALVSCATAITLLTLIPLLLKFKVRELFLKQNVLELDQEVGIMKKQKEAGWHVRMLTHEIRKSLDRHTILYTTLVELSNTLVLQNCAVWMLNDAKTEMNLTHELRPNSSGYHSSIPKNDPDVLEITGKKGVTMLRVDSELAVKSRGGIAESGPVAAIRMPMLHVSNFKGGTPELVDTCYAILVLVLPDSDRKWSFDEMAIVEVVADQVAVALSHAAVLEESQTMRDQLVEQNRVLQHAKENAMMASQARNSFQKVMSHGMRRPMHSIMGLLSILQDDQKNTNQTNIIDTISKTSSVLSTLINDVMEISAKDTGRLPLEIRPFQLHSMVKEACCLVKCLCIYQGFGFSMEVPSSIPNLVMGDEMRTFQVLLHMVGHLLDVSEEGRLVMFRVSLENGNEGRNDKVWGTGRSGSVDFVNVKFEIGTGDGGFQSELAIPSMHSGVKRQNAGGVKDSLSFSMCKKLVQMMQGKIWMSSNSKGNIQSTTLVLKFQIQHAFKRPPHFDLTNYVDQPKSNSIFRGLQVILADDDGVNRMVTKKLLEKLGCHVTTVSSGFECLSSLGPTTTPFHIVILDLHMPEMDGYEVATRIRKFRSRNRPLIVALTASAEEQVWERCLQVGMNGVIRKPVLLRGLENELRTVLQRAGERLSS, translated from the exons ATGTCGAAAAGTTTAGTGATCGGATTCTTGATTGCTTCTTTGATTCTAACAGTTTCGTTAGCTAACGAGAACGAATTCGCTCACTGTCACTGTGACGATGAAGGATCATGGAATGCACATATAATCGAAAGCCAAAGAGTAAGCGATTTCTTGATCGCAATCGCGTATTTTTCAATCCCACTCGAATTACTCTACTTTCTCAGTTGTTCAAATGTCCCTTTCAAATGGGTACTCGTTCAATTCATAGCATTCATCGTTCTCTGTGGATTAACCCATTTGATCAACGGCTGGGGGTATTACGGAAATCAAACATTCCAGCTCATGATGGCACTCACCGTCGCCAAATTATTAACCGCCCTTGTTTCCTGCGCCACCGCAATTACCCTTTTGACCTTAATTCCATTACTACTCAAATTCAAAGTCCGAGAACTTTTCTTGAAACAAAACGTATTGGAACTCGATCAAGAAGTCGGAATcatgaaaaaacaaaaagaagccgGGTGGCATGTTCGTATGCTTACACACGAGATTAGAAAATCATTAGATCGACATACAattctatataccactttagtCGAGCTTTCAAATACTTTGGTTCTTCAAAATTGTGCTGTATGGATGCTAAACGATGCAAAAACCGAAATGAACTTAACCCATGAGTTAAGACCTAACTCCTCTGGTTACCACTCTTCAATTCCGAAAAACGACCCTGATGTTTTAGAGATAACAGGTAAAAAAGGGGTTACAATGTTGAGGGTAGATTCGGAACTTGCGGTAAAGAGTCGGGGCGGAATAGCTGAATCTGGTCCGGTCGCGGCAATCCGTATGCCGATGCTTCATGTTTCCAATTTCAAAGGCGGAACTCCGGAATTGGTGGACACATGTTACGCGATTCTGGTGTTGGTACTTCCTGATTCCGACCGGAAATGGAGTTTTGACGAGATGGCGATCGTGGAAGTCGTGGCGGACCAGGTGGCGGTTGCGTTGTCACACGCGGCGGTTCTAGAAGAATCTCAAACAATGCGGGACCAACTTGTGGAACAGAATCGCGTATTACAACACGCGAAAGAGAACGCGATGATGGCAAGTCAAGCAAGAAATTCTTTCCAAAAAGTAATGAGTCATGGAATGAGAAGACCAATGCATTCCATCATGGGTCTTTTATCGATTCTTCAAGATGATCAAAAAAACACAAATCAAACGAATATAATCGATACGATTTCGAAAACGAGTAGTGTTTTATCGACTTTGATAAATGATGTAATGGAGATTTCTGCTAAAGATACGGGTAGGTTACCTTTGGAAATACGGCCGTTTCAATTACATTCCATGGTTAAAGAAGCTTGTTGTCTTGTGAAATGTTTGTGTATTTATCAAGGATTTGGATTTTCCATGGAAGTACCGAGTTCCATTCCGAATTTGGTTATGGGTGatgaaatgaggacttttcagGTTTTGTTACATATGGTTGGGCATTTGTTGGATGTTAGTGAAGAAGGGAGGTTGGTGATGTTTAGGGTTAGTTTAGAGAATGGGAATGAGGGTCGGAATGATAAAGTTTGGGGAACGGGAAGATCAGGTTCCGTTGATTTTGTGAATGTGAAGTTTGAAATTGGAACCGGTGATGGTGGTTTCCAATCGGAATTAGCGATTCCGAGTATGCATTCCGGAGTTAAGAGACAAAACGCGGGTGGAGTCAAGGACAGCTTGAGCTTTAGTATGTGTAAAAAACTCGTTCAG ATGATGCAAGGAAAAATATGGATGTCATCAAACTCAAAAGGCAACATACAAAGCACGACACTCGTTCTCAAATTCCAAATCCAACACGCCTTCAAACGGCCCCCACACTTTGACCTCACAAACTACGTTGACCAACCAAAGTCAAACTCAATCTTCAGGGGCCTTCAAGTAATTTTAGCCGACGATGATGGCGTAAACCGAATGGTAACAAAAAAACTCCTCGAAAAGCTCGGTTGCCACGTCACCACGGTCTCATCCGGATTCGAATGCCTAAGTTCACTGGGGCCCACAACGACCCCATTCCATATCGTAATCTTGGATCTTCATATGCCCGAAATGGACGGGTACGAGGTTGCGACAAGGATCCGGAAGTTTCGGAGCCGTAATCGGCCGTTAATTGTTGCGTTGACTGCAAGTGCAGAAGAACAAGTGTGGGAGAGATGTTTGCAAGTGGGGATGAATGGAGTGATCCGGAAGCCCGTTTTGTTACGGGGTTTGGAGAATGAACTTAGAACCGTTTTGCAACGGGCGGGTGAACGGTTATCGAGTTAG